The Solibacillus sp. FSL W7-1436 genome window below encodes:
- a CDS encoding sulfurtransferase, producing MKNIPYIVDGDWLEARLEDPNLCLIDASTFLKIPEGEGFPELWSGFEAYKEEHIPGAAYADLLKDFTNPEGKVPFTIATREQFLKAVEPLGITEETYVVIYDRGPLVNVDILASDWSARLRWQLKYEGFDNVAVLDGGFRKWKLDGRPTESGISNYEPAPFPGERREHLIVSKEEVKAALGDENTVLINSLSEADFRGETTTYPRPGHIPGSKHAFFGSHSNPETRLLNDDATLRATFDKLGALDPNKKVITYCGGGIAATWNALLLNKLGQENVSVYDGSLNEWAADESCPLVTG from the coding sequence TAAAAATTCCTGAGGGAGAAGGGTTTCCAGAGCTCTGGTCCGGATTCGAAGCTTATAAAGAAGAGCATATTCCCGGAGCGGCTTATGCTGATTTACTGAAAGACTTCACTAACCCTGAAGGAAAGGTACCTTTTACAATTGCCACAAGAGAGCAATTTTTGAAAGCTGTGGAACCTTTAGGTATTACTGAGGAGACATATGTAGTGATCTATGACCGCGGCCCATTAGTAAATGTCGATATACTAGCATCCGACTGGTCGGCACGTTTACGCTGGCAGTTAAAATATGAAGGCTTTGATAATGTAGCCGTACTTGACGGCGGATTCCGCAAGTGGAAGCTTGATGGCCGTCCAACTGAATCAGGAATCTCAAACTATGAGCCTGCGCCATTCCCGGGAGAACGCCGCGAGCATCTGATCGTATCAAAAGAAGAGGTAAAAGCAGCTTTAGGGGATGAAAATACAGTATTAATCAATAGTTTGTCGGAGGCAGATTTCAGAGGTGAAACAACAACATACCCGCGCCCTGGTCATATCCCGGGAAGCAAGCATGCGTTCTTCGGATCCCATTCAAATCCGGAAACACGTTTACTGAACGATGATGCTACATTACGTGCTACCTTTGATAAGTTAGGGGCACTTGATCCAAATAAAAAGGTGATTACTTATTGCGGCGGTGGAATTGCTGCGACATGGAACGCATTATTACTCAATAAACTAGGACAGGAAAATGTGTCAGTATATGATGGATCGTTGAATGAGTGGGCGGCTGATGAAAGCTGTCCGTTGGTGACTGGTTAA